A window of Mytilus edulis chromosome 10, xbMytEdul2.2, whole genome shotgun sequence contains these coding sequences:
- the LOC139493534 gene encoding uncharacterized protein: MFYDSGLDEDDIEALPDTLNMSEKHEKCNMMKMNVNGKNMMNGVKDEFNYDLNEDVELKGNAEKGPSKRKLTSLIEPDNIHKRLKKSKKLNSRLERLLKIKNRRNIIPSDPKLSPLYTEKEMKWKSFEVNKDIKSPESDLDTSSVNAHLVIRSVHIKSESKEYCTECEKLCSTKCACTVKKSEDAESSNLINDMKINGATVSLCVNSTLNSIPTEDRIVAMDCEFVGVHPKNKSALGRCSVVDFYGNVLYDQFVKPDEPIFSYRTKWSGIRKKNLKNAIPFATAHQQIWNLLLGKIIVGHALFNDFKVMKIQYTGKHVRDTASYKPLRALANLSENTAPKLKNLSQILLGRTIQTKEHCSVEDSMATLDLYKLVSTEWEQSILDKEIRRQTKDNKDILHNNEEETCDSNCDSKSYLSDEFWPQYLFPSN; encoded by the exons ATGTTTTATGACAGTGGTTTGGATGAAGATGACATTGAGGCCTTGCCAGATACTCTAAACATGTCAGAGAAACATGAAAAATGCAACATGATGAAAATGAATGTAAATGGTAAAAACATGATGAATGGTGTGAAAGATGAattcaattatgatttaaatgAAGATGTAGAATTGAAGGGAAATGCAGAGAAAGGACCAAGCAAAAGGAAATTGACATCATTAATAGAACCTGATAATATTCACAAAAGATTGAAGAAATCTAAGAAACTGAACTCAAGACTTGAAAGACTGTTAAAGATTAAAAACAGAAGAAACATTATTCCCTCAGAtcccaaattatctcccttatatactgaaaaagaaatgaaatggAAATCATTTGAAGTCAATAAGGATATTAAAAGTCCTGAAAGTGATTTAGACACTAGTAGTGTCAATGCACATTTAGTGATTAGAAGTGTTCATATAAAAAGTGAATCTAAGGAATATTGTACTGAATGTGAGAAATTGTGTTCTACTAAATGTGCATGTACTGTTAAAAAATCAGAAGACGCTGAAAGTAGCAATCTgataaatgatatgaaaattaatgGTGCAACTGTTTCTCTTTGTGTGAATTCTACATTGAATAGCATTCCTACAGAAGATAGAATAGTGGCTATGGATTGTGAATTTGTTGGGGTGCATCCAAAAAATAAGAGCGCTCTAG GAAGGTGTTCAGTTGTGGATTTCTATGGAAATGTATTATATGACCAGTTTGTTAAGCCAGATGAACCCATATTTAGTTACCGTACAAAGTGGAGTGGTATACgaaaaaagaatttaaagaatGCTATTCCATTTGCTACCGCTCATCAGCAAATATGGAATCTACTCTTG GGTAAAATTATTGTTGGACATGCATTGTTTAATGATTTTAAAGTGATGAAGATACAGTATACTGGAAAGCATGTGAGAGATACCGCAAGCTATAAACCACTTAGAGCTTTAGCCAACTTATCAGAGAATACTGCaccaaaactcaaaaatctaAGTCAAATTTTATTAG GGAGAACAATTCAGACCAAAGAACACTGCTCTGTTGAAGACAGTATGGCTACTCTGGATTTATACAAGTTAGTCAGTACTGAATGGGAACAATCAATCCTGGACAAAGAAATAAGACGACAAACTAAAGATAACAAAGATATCCTTCACAACAACGAAGAGGAAACATGTGATAGCAATTGTGATTCTAAGTCATATCTTAGTGATGAATTCTGGCCTCAGTATTTATTTCCGTCAAACTAA